A genome region from Corvus cornix cornix isolate S_Up_H32 unplaced genomic scaffold, ASM73873v5 scaffold5, whole genome shotgun sequence includes the following:
- the LOC120412256 gene encoding uncharacterized protein LOC120412256 isoform X1 codes for MRLEFLLLVAAAFPSCLSQMSHGSRQDSRHDSRRSMATPRLLPAPLVLRMPPGLGPPRIRCLAPRRFSGSTFELFQGISVLPVQSVPAAPDHHWAEFSLPGAARCFWCRYRSHNGSVWLESELSPGIGSSDLGDAECHPSDAAATGPPPTAGALREVPSWLLPVSVGAAVLGLLLLLAAVAVAWQGGQGAQNREFRGGQHPGTPTPPCRAVLAPGATGSAPHRRPAAAWAEPHGPGPELPHGPRAGAAVPVRGSRGSR; via the exons atgaggttGGAGTTTCTGCTCCTCGTGGCCGCGGCGTTTCCCTCGTGCCTGAGTCAGATGAGCCACGGTTCCCGCCAGGATTCCCGCCACGATTCCCGCCGTTCCATGGCCACGCCAAGGCTGCTCCCGGCGCCGTTGGTGCTCCGGATGCCCCCGGGCCTGGGTCCCCCCCGGATCCGCTGCCTGGCCCCGCGACGCTTCTCCGGCAGCACCTTTGAGCTTTTCCAGGGAATCTCGGTGCTCCCGGTGCAGAGCGTTCCGGCCGCTCCCGACCACCACTGGGCCGAGTTCTCCCTGCCCGGAGCCGCCCGGTGCTTCTGGTGCCGGTACCGGAGCCACAACGGCAGCGTCTGGCTGGAGTCAGAGCTGAGCCCCGGGATTGGGAGCTCCG attTGGGCGATGCCGAGTGTCACCCCAGCGACGCCGCGGCCACGGGACCCCCCCCCACCGCCGGCGCCTTGCGGGAAG TTCCTTCCTGGCTCCTCCCGGTCTCGGTCGGTGCCGCcgtcctggggctgctgctgctgctggcggcCGTGGCCGTGGCCTGGCAAGGTGGGCAGGGGGCTCAGAACCGGGAATTCCGGGGGGGGCAGCACCCAGGGACCCCCACCCCGCCCTGCAGGGCTGTCCTGGCCCCCGGTGCCACCGGTTCTGCTCCTCACAGGCGTCCGGCGGCGGCGTGGGCAGAGCCACACGGTCCCGGCCCCG AGCTTCCCCATGGCCCCCGCGCCGGCGCCGCCGTCCCAGTGAGGGGGTCCCGAGGATCCCGGTAG
- the LOC120412256 gene encoding uncharacterized protein LOC120412256 isoform X2, with the protein MRLEFLLLVAAAFPSCLSQMSHGSRQDSRHDSRRSMATPRLLPAPLVLRMPPGLGPPRIRCLAPRRFSGSTFELFQGISVLPVQSVPAAPDHHWAEFSLPGAARCFWCRYRSHNGSVWLESELSPGIGSSDLGDAECHPSDAAATGPPPTAGALREVPSWLLPVSVGAAVLGLLLLLAAVAVAWQGVRRRRGQSHTVPAPSFPMAPAPAPPSQ; encoded by the exons atgaggttGGAGTTTCTGCTCCTCGTGGCCGCGGCGTTTCCCTCGTGCCTGAGTCAGATGAGCCACGGTTCCCGCCAGGATTCCCGCCACGATTCCCGCCGTTCCATGGCCACGCCAAGGCTGCTCCCGGCGCCGTTGGTGCTCCGGATGCCCCCGGGCCTGGGTCCCCCCCGGATCCGCTGCCTGGCCCCGCGACGCTTCTCCGGCAGCACCTTTGAGCTTTTCCAGGGAATCTCGGTGCTCCCGGTGCAGAGCGTTCCGGCCGCTCCCGACCACCACTGGGCCGAGTTCTCCCTGCCCGGAGCCGCCCGGTGCTTCTGGTGCCGGTACCGGAGCCACAACGGCAGCGTCTGGCTGGAGTCAGAGCTGAGCCCCGGGATTGGGAGCTCCG attTGGGCGATGCCGAGTGTCACCCCAGCGACGCCGCGGCCACGGGACCCCCCCCCACCGCCGGCGCCTTGCGGGAAG TTCCTTCCTGGCTCCTCCCGGTCTCGGTCGGTGCCGCcgtcctggggctgctgctgctgctggcggcCGTGGCCGTGGCCTGGCAAG GCGTCCGGCGGCGGCGTGGGCAGAGCCACACGGTCCCGGCCCCG AGCTTCCCCATGGCCCCCGCGCCGGCGCCGCCGTCCCAGTGA